From one Luteolibacter sp. SL250 genomic stretch:
- a CDS encoding DNA gyrase/topoisomerase IV subunit A: MTHDPDQHSSLKGMYSDYFLDYASYVILERAVPHLNDGLKPVQRRILHSMDELDDGRYNKVANVVGNTMKYHPHGDQSIGDAMVGLGQKELLIDTQGNWGNTLTGDGAAAPRYIEARLTKFALDVVFNPKTTEWLPSYDGRNKEPVTLPIKFPLLLAQGVEGIAVGLACKVLPHNFNELIEASIAVLREQPFTLVPDFPTGGIMDASQYNDGLRGGKVRVRARIATDKKGLLRITEIPFGTTTGNLMDSVVAAADKGKIKIAKIEDNTAAHADILVHLPAGADAENTRDALYAFTDCELSISPNACVIADGKPVFMPVSEILRRVTLQTKDLLRQELEIKLGELADKWHFSSLEKIFIENRIYRDIEEEETWEGVITAIDKGLTPFKPLLKREVTQDDIVRLTEIRIKRISKFDSFKADEEIKALEKSIEETEKNLRNLTRYTIRWYEELMRKYGKDRERRTEISSFDRVDRTQVVAATETLYLDAKNGFAGYGLKKDGEPLEKCSTLDDLITFTGDGKMRVLKVAEKVFVGQKPLRVAILRKDEDLVYSMIYRDGRDGPILAKRFRMGGITRDKEYDLTKGTPGTRILYFAVHKTEEESAQQMLLVHLKPVLRMRNLIRPLPFFEFGIKSRSSAGNLVTKHAIEKIVRAPKDYDPTLGA, encoded by the coding sequence ATGACGCACGATCCGGACCAGCATTCCTCCCTGAAGGGGATGTATTCCGACTATTTCCTCGACTACGCCAGCTACGTCATCCTGGAGCGGGCGGTGCCCCACCTCAACGACGGCCTGAAGCCCGTCCAGCGCCGCATCCTGCACTCCATGGATGAGCTGGACGACGGCCGCTACAACAAGGTGGCGAACGTCGTGGGGAACACGATGAAATACCACCCGCACGGCGACCAGTCCATCGGCGACGCCATGGTGGGCCTGGGCCAGAAGGAACTGCTCATCGACACCCAGGGCAACTGGGGCAACACGCTGACCGGGGACGGTGCCGCCGCCCCTCGTTACATCGAGGCCCGGCTGACGAAATTCGCGCTCGACGTCGTCTTCAACCCGAAGACGACGGAATGGCTTCCCAGCTATGACGGCCGGAACAAGGAGCCGGTCACCCTGCCGATCAAGTTCCCGCTGCTGCTGGCGCAGGGCGTGGAGGGCATCGCCGTGGGTCTCGCCTGCAAGGTGCTGCCGCACAATTTCAACGAACTCATCGAGGCGTCCATCGCCGTGCTGCGCGAGCAGCCGTTCACACTGGTGCCGGACTTCCCGACCGGGGGCATCATGGATGCCAGCCAGTACAATGACGGCCTGCGCGGCGGAAAGGTGCGTGTGCGTGCCCGCATCGCCACGGACAAGAAGGGCCTGCTGCGCATCACTGAGATCCCGTTCGGCACCACGACGGGGAACCTGATGGATTCCGTCGTCGCGGCGGCGGACAAAGGGAAGATCAAGATCGCCAAGATCGAGGACAACACGGCGGCCCACGCGGACATCCTCGTCCACCTGCCTGCCGGAGCGGATGCGGAGAACACCCGCGATGCGCTCTATGCCTTCACCGACTGCGAGCTGAGCATTTCCCCGAACGCCTGCGTCATCGCGGACGGAAAGCCGGTCTTCATGCCCGTCTCGGAGATCCTCCGCCGCGTGACCCTCCAGACGAAGGACCTGCTGAGGCAGGAGCTGGAGATCAAACTGGGCGAGCTGGCCGACAAATGGCACTTCAGCTCCCTGGAGAAGATTTTCATCGAGAACCGCATCTACCGCGACATCGAAGAAGAGGAGACCTGGGAAGGAGTCATCACCGCCATCGACAAGGGCCTCACCCCGTTCAAGCCGCTACTCAAGCGCGAGGTGACCCAGGACGACATTGTCCGGCTCACGGAGATCCGGATCAAGCGTATCTCGAAGTTCGACTCGTTCAAGGCGGACGAGGAGATCAAGGCACTGGAGAAGTCCATCGAGGAAACGGAGAAGAACCTCCGCAACCTCACGCGCTACACCATCCGCTGGTATGAGGAGCTGATGCGGAAATACGGCAAGGACCGCGAACGGCGGACGGAGATTTCATCGTTCGATCGCGTGGACCGCACGCAGGTCGTCGCCGCGACGGAGACGCTCTACCTGGACGCGAAGAACGGCTTCGCCGGCTACGGCCTGAAAAAGGACGGCGAGCCGCTGGAGAAATGCTCCACGCTGGATGACCTCATCACCTTCACGGGAGATGGCAAGATGCGGGTGCTGAAGGTGGCGGAGAAGGTCTTCGTCGGCCAGAAGCCGCTGCGCGTGGCGATCCTGCGCAAGGACGAGGATCTCGTTTACTCCATGATCTACCGCGACGGCCGCGACGGGCCGATCCTGGCGAAGCGTTTCCGCATGGGCGGCATCACCCGCGACAAGGAATACGACCTGACGAAGGGCACGCCCGGCACGCGCATCCTCTACTTCGCCGTCCACAAGACGGAGGAGGAAAGCGCCCAGCAGATGCTGCTGGTCCACCTGAAGCCGGTGCTGCGGATGCGCAACCTGATCCGCCCGCTGCCGTTCTTCGAGTTCGGCATCAAGAGCCGGTCCAGCGCCGGGAACCTGGTCACCAAGCACGCGATCGAGAAGATCGTCCGCGCGCCGAAGGACTATGATCCGACGCTGGGTGCGTGA
- a CDS encoding LysR substrate-binding domain-containing protein has translation MDLRQLEYFTTIIREGSLTAAAKACQVAQPSLSQQLKALEDELGEPLVHRRPRGVEPTSAGLVLLEHATRLLDEARKLRERFEKRRETQEGRVTFGIIPTIAPYLLPKLLKPFREVYPKIDLQIQEARTGELIQQIVDGTIEFAVLSDVAPQVLKKWSLHVKELFREPLLLALPANHPLSRAKSAPRPDQLAAEELIHLKDGHCLTDRTLKVCRLKRLDARLECDQLGTALAMVASGMGFAVVPEFAARTRNDPSLVFRRFANPDPERTISLLKRRAQPLSMAAKELANLLQGIQAELR, from the coding sequence ATGGATCTGCGCCAGCTCGAGTATTTCACCACCATCATCCGCGAAGGATCCCTCACTGCGGCGGCGAAGGCGTGCCAGGTCGCCCAGCCATCACTGAGCCAGCAGCTCAAAGCACTTGAGGATGAGCTTGGCGAGCCGCTGGTCCACCGCAGGCCGCGCGGCGTGGAGCCAACCAGCGCCGGGTTGGTCCTGTTGGAACATGCCACCCGTCTTCTCGATGAGGCCAGGAAGCTGCGCGAACGCTTCGAAAAGCGGCGCGAAACCCAGGAAGGCAGGGTCACCTTCGGCATCATCCCCACCATCGCCCCCTACCTGTTGCCAAAGCTGCTCAAGCCGTTCCGCGAGGTCTACCCCAAGATCGACCTCCAGATCCAGGAAGCACGCACCGGCGAGCTGATCCAGCAGATCGTCGACGGGACCATCGAGTTCGCCGTGCTGAGCGATGTCGCGCCGCAGGTCCTCAAGAAGTGGTCGCTCCATGTGAAGGAACTTTTCCGCGAGCCGCTGCTGCTCGCCCTGCCCGCGAACCACCCCCTGTCCCGCGCGAAGTCCGCCCCCCGCCCCGATCAACTGGCGGCGGAGGAACTCATCCACCTGAAAGACGGCCACTGCCTCACCGACCGCACCCTGAAAGTCTGCCGGCTCAAGCGGCTGGACGCCCGGCTGGAGTGCGACCAGCTCGGCACCGCCCTCGCCATGGTCGCCTCCGGCATGGGCTTCGCGGTCGTCCCGGAGTTCGCCGCACGGACGCGCAATGACCCATCGCTGGTTTTCCGCCGCTTCGCGAACCCCGATCCGGAGCGCACCATCAGCCTGCTCAAGCGCCGGGCGCAACCGCTTTCAATGGCCGCAAAGGAGCTCGCCAATCTTCTCCAGGGCATCCAGGCGGAGCTGCGGTGA
- a CDS encoding 1-phosphofructokinase family hexose kinase: MAEIITITLNPAIDHTVHLETFVPGKVNRVDWHHRQAGGKGVNVAALLAAYGIPCMATGFLGEDNPALFEKLFRETGIDDAFIRIPGETRTGIKIIGDRSAGTTDINFPGLSPDGVGWSRLVRTVGELATPGKWCVFGGSLPSGVEPAHFRDLLEIAKAGGAWVAVDASGEALALALDLGVDLIKPNEHELAEVMGIPPEALVADPAPVLRQLGEGIGHIVLSMGEKGALFHTKEGTLHAKPPEVEVVSTVGAGDSLLAGYLAGLVTGRSLEARARLATAFAWSALEKVSRSLPAMDEIHVRMERVDVETW; the protein is encoded by the coding sequence ATGGCAGAAATCATCACCATCACACTCAATCCTGCGATCGACCACACCGTCCATCTGGAGACATTTGTGCCGGGGAAGGTCAATCGTGTGGACTGGCATCACCGTCAAGCAGGGGGAAAGGGTGTGAATGTAGCGGCGCTGCTGGCCGCGTACGGGATTCCCTGCATGGCGACCGGATTTCTGGGGGAGGACAATCCCGCGCTTTTCGAGAAGCTGTTTCGTGAGACGGGCATCGACGATGCATTCATCCGTATCCCCGGAGAGACCCGAACCGGGATCAAGATCATCGGTGACAGGAGCGCAGGCACGACGGACATCAATTTTCCCGGACTGAGTCCTGATGGCGTTGGGTGGAGCAGGTTGGTCAGGACGGTGGGTGAACTGGCCACGCCGGGGAAGTGGTGTGTGTTCGGTGGAAGCCTGCCATCCGGGGTGGAACCCGCGCATTTCCGCGACCTGCTGGAGATAGCGAAAGCGGGTGGGGCGTGGGTTGCTGTGGATGCGAGCGGGGAGGCCTTGGCACTGGCGCTCGACCTGGGAGTGGATCTCATCAAACCGAACGAGCACGAACTGGCGGAGGTGATGGGCATCCCTCCGGAAGCGCTGGTTGCGGATCCCGCGCCGGTTCTGCGGCAGTTGGGGGAGGGGATCGGGCACATTGTCCTGTCCATGGGGGAAAAGGGGGCATTGTTCCACACGAAGGAAGGCACGCTCCATGCGAAGCCGCCGGAGGTGGAGGTCGTCAGTACCGTTGGGGCCGGAGACTCGTTGCTGGCCGGATATCTGGCAGGGTTGGTGACCGGACGGTCGCTGGAGGCCCGCGCCCGCCTGGCCACCGCATTCGCATGGTCCGCGTTGGAGAAAGTTTCCAGATCCCTTCCTGCGATGGATGAAATCCACGTCCGGATGGAACGGGTGGATGTGGAAACATGGTAG